The Terriglobus sp. TAA 43 sequence ACCTTCATAGAGGTTGAATGTGGGCTATTCATGATGCTCCGTGGCTACTCGGATTCAAGGCAGTACGGAGATCACCAGACTGTCTCTCCGATGGAGGGTTGATCGCTTCAAGGAATGCTGCGGAGTCTTTGTTTCTGGAAGGGTAGAAAACCCCAATCACGATATACGCCAATAGCGAGACGAACAAAGGAGCACCCACCGTAACCGCATTGGCGATGTGCGCATGACTGCTGAGCCAAGGCTGCATTGCAGAAAGCTTCAAAGAAGCAAAGGCGAGGGCACCAGCGATACAGGAACCGATGGCCGCTGACGGACCACTTCTACGAAAAGGCCGTAAGAGCCCCAACAATATGGGAACAGCGATAGGCCCCAGCAATGCTCCGTACCAAAGAATGACCATTCCGATGACCCCTCCAAAGTGAGAGGAAAACAGCGCCAACACCATGCTGATAAGCAGGAACGAGAATGTTGCAACCCTGCCAAATAAAAGCTGCTGCTTATCCGCGAATGGTCGTCCTTTCCTAAGCACGGGCATAATGTCCCGAATAATAACGGCCGACACGGCATTGGCATCGGACGAGGTCATCGCCATCGTATGCGCGAACAAGCCCGCCAGTACAAGTCCAATCAGGCCTGATGGAAGTAGCGTCTTCGTCAGCGCAGCGTAGGACTCGGATGGGTCCTGCAGATGAGGAAAGATGACGGGAGCCGCCCACATGGGAAAGAAGAGCACCAGCGGCCAAAAAAGAAAGAGAAGAGCTGACAGTAGAGCGGACCTGCGCGCGGCGGTCGGAGTAGCCGATGCAAGAAACCTCTGTGCCAGACTCCAGCTGCCGCCGTTGTACGACAAAGCATTCACGAAGAAATAAGTAGCGGCAAAGATAACGGTATAGTCGCCGTGGAATGGCTTATGGTGATCGGGCGGAAGAAGATGCCATATTTGCCAGACCGAACTGACACCACCCAGCTTAATCAGCGTCGCAACAAGCATAGAAACGCCCGCAATGAACTGAATAACGAATTGGCTCAGGTCGGTAAGAGCATCTGCCCAGAGTCCACCCATAACGGAATAGAATGCCGTTACGCTGCCGGTCAGAATGACTCCCCAAAGCAGAGGCACTCCTGCGAAGGCATGAAGCAGGATCGCGGAGGCACTCCATTTTGCCCCCACATCGAAGACTTTGAGAATTGCCCCGCTCCACCCCAGAAGCTGCTGGGTCGGCAGATCGTAGCGCACCTTCAGATATTCGAGAGGCGAGATGACATGAAACTGCTGCCTCATTCGAACCCAGCGTCCCGGGAAGATGGGCATTCCGAAGAGCAATGCAAGAGAGATTGAGGCCGCCCACCAAAAATATACGGTGATTCCAGACGTGTAAGCCAAAGCGGCGTAGCCGACGAAGACAGCGGAACTGTATCCGGACATATGGTGCGAAATGCCTGAGAGCCACCAGGGCATCTCACCGCCAGCGGTAAAGAAATCGCTGGCATTCACGACACGCTTTCGTGCCCAATAGCCAACAATCATCATCAGAGCGAAGTAGGCCACGAGCACTACCCACGCAAAGAAGCCCATCAGTTTTTACTCTCAGGTGGCATGGAGAAAATATCTCATGCAAGGGGCTGCGTCTTCGTCGACGGTGTTGCGATTCGGAACATTCGATGAAGCACACTGTTAACAGAACGTCCTGCGTCCTTGGTAACTATCGGAAGTTCACTGCATCGATCACACTGAACTTGAACACAGACCTGGGAGAAGGCGGCTCCGCGGAGTCGCCTCTTTTTTTGTTTCTCAACACGCCCTCATCGGTTAAGCTCAAAGCTAGCCAGCACAGGTACCGCAGCAGAGACTGCTCAAAGGCAGCGCGCGCGGAAGCCATGACGAGGGATGACTCACACCAGGTCTGTGAACTTTCATCTCTCGTTCGCTCGGCCTCCTCTTCATACGTCTCTCTCCGCCATCCGACCGCTATACGCGATCTAGAAACTGCACCTCGTCTACGGCGAAGTCCAGACCACCGTGCTTATGGTGGAATCGGTCAATCGTCACCCAAACAGCAATGAGCTGAGCCAAGCGATCATAGATCGGTCCAAGCTATGGCCGCTCACAAGGTGGGTCCTTGCTAGTCTAAGAAGCAGGATTGGGAGGTCGCCGTACTGTTCTACAAAAGTCTTGTTCCGATGATCGCGTTCAGTCTCTTGGCGAGTGCT is a genomic window containing:
- a CDS encoding sodium:solute symporter family protein — protein: MGFFAWVVLVAYFALMMIVGYWARKRVVNASDFFTAGGEMPWWLSGISHHMSGYSSAVFVGYAALAYTSGITVYFWWAASISLALLFGMPIFPGRWVRMRQQFHVISPLEYLKVRYDLPTQQLLGWSGAILKVFDVGAKWSASAILLHAFAGVPLLWGVILTGSVTAFYSVMGGLWADALTDLSQFVIQFIAGVSMLVATLIKLGGVSSVWQIWHLLPPDHHKPFHGDYTVIFAATYFFVNALSYNGGSWSLAQRFLASATPTAARRSALLSALLFLFWPLVLFFPMWAAPVIFPHLQDPSESYAALTKTLLPSGLIGLVLAGLFAHTMAMTSSDANAVSAVIIRDIMPVLRKGRPFADKQQLLFGRVATFSFLLISMVLALFSSHFGGVIGMVILWYGALLGPIAVPILLGLLRPFRRSGPSAAIGSCIAGALAFASLKLSAMQPWLSSHAHIANAVTVGAPLFVSLLAYIVIGVFYPSRNKDSAAFLEAINPPSERQSGDLRTALNPSSHGAS